The Amphiura filiformis chromosome 12, Afil_fr2py, whole genome shotgun sequence genome includes a region encoding these proteins:
- the LOC140165377 gene encoding GDNF family receptor alpha-4-like, with amino-acid sequence MNHNGESQCRNALHDCLHQQLCTERFLYVIDKCNSNTSCESPDDCQNALRQLITKVHAHITHSMFFCYCRPDEPHKECLYVRENLHPQCARGDQLVEVPNCLDLRERCYRTDLCRNSFEAYQEFCKMAPNSASGCEYSFGHCREAYIGILGTPIAASCSCEGSGKDLDKCFDHFNIVFRNSCFDRARHAYYSSSDQGFQAPAGCNLGLEPIKIDHKVIPGQIVRIPTDVGEESCWSSKECVCSVSETITNCMEIPCIPTKPCNVSGTIQEHGYNYMTSSGECMCFSGEEICVPGVTMVTEKNQTAL; translated from the exons AGAGCCAATGCAGGAACGCGTTACACGATTGCCTTCACCAGCAACTTTGTACTGAGCGGTTTTTATATGTTATCGACAAATGTAATTCCAATACGAGCTGTGAATCTCCGGACGACTGTCAGAATGCGTTAAGACAATTAATTACCAAG GTACATGCGCACATTACCCACAGTATGTTCTTCTGCTATTGTCGACCAGATGAGCCTCATAAGGAATGTCTATATGTAAGAGAAAATCTGCACCCACAATGTGCACGGGGTGATCAATTGGTGGAGGTACCGAATTGCTTGGACCTGAGAGAAAGATGTTATCGGACAGACCTGTGCAG AAACAGTTTTGAAGCCTACCAAGAGTTCTGTAAAATGGCGCCTAATTCTGCAAGTGGTTGTGAATACAGTTTCGGTCACTGCAGGGAAGCATACATTGGCATACTTGGTACTCCTATAGCCGCCAGTTGTTCATGCGAAGGAAGCGGCAAAGACCTTGACAAATGTTTTGATCATTTCAATATTGTGTTTAGAAATTCATGTTTTG ATAGAGCCAGGCATGCTTATTACTCTTCTAGCGATCAAGGATTCCAAGCCCCAGCTG GATGTAATCTCGGTTTGGAGCCCATCAAAATAGATCACAAAGTCATACCAGGACAAATAGTTCGG ATTCCTACAGATGTTGGCGAGGAAAGTTGTTGGTCTTCCAAAGAATGCGTATGCTCTGTCAGCGAAACGATTACCAACTGCATGGAAATACCTTGTATTCCTACTAAGCCTTGTAACGTATCAGGTACAATTCAAG AGCACGGCTACAACTATATGACCAGTTCCGGTGAGTGTATGTGTTTTTCCGGAGAAGAGATTTGTGTTCctggtgttaccatggttactgagaAAAATCAGACAG cACTGTAA